A single region of the Brachypodium distachyon strain Bd21 chromosome 3, Brachypodium_distachyon_v3.0, whole genome shotgun sequence genome encodes:
- the LOC100832159 gene encoding putative F-box/kelch-repeat protein At4g22430, whose product MLPDELNLGLGWAYRQACVAQLKIIERSPIPQLFISQSLPCWIAPPMPPLRSSYRSPPPSLEARVRFPLFCSMEMAAGLPVTEDLVVDILSRLPIKSLCRSKGVSRAWRDLISHPDNRSKFPHTLVGFFHSSFCCERFPVSALHFINISGKGRPVISPSFAFLPKHESIVLLDCCNGLLLCHLQAQGAARYVVCNPTTKKWAMLPDSGLAVADKMSVARLGFDPAVSSHFHVFEFLEEGSEDMVVALEVYSSETGGWVHKQIGWADAISFLDPESATVFLNGSLHFVSLVPAIAVVDTEGETWRIIPVCDIEDDRLLPDLGFVQQSQGCLHYANFERHGARFRLVVYVLEAYGSQEWKLKHSAEASSIFQGRTSVDLMWSFKWMSIHPECNLIFFIAGWDNTLMSYDMDRQQVHVIRILGHDVESQYLPYIPLYSELPELHI is encoded by the exons ATGCTCCCTGACGAGTTGAACcttgggctgggctgggcgtATAGGCAGGCCTGCGTCGCCCAGTTGAAAATCATCGAAAGATCCCCAATCCCGCAGCTCTTCATCTCTCAATCCCTCCCTTGCTGGATAGCGCCGCCAATGCCACCGCTACGTTCCTCCTAtcgatcgccgccgccctcgttGGAAGCTCGGGTCAG ATTTCCCCTCTTTTGCTCAATGGAGATGGCGGCTGGCCTCCCCGTTACCGAAGACCTCGTCGTCGACATCCTCTCCCGCCTCCCCATCAAGTCGCTTTGCCGCTCCAAAGGGGTCTCACGGGCCTGGCGCGACCTCATCTCCCACCCCGACAACCGCAGCAAGTTCCCCCACACCCTGGTCGGCTTCTTCCACAGCAGCTTCTGCTGCGAGCGTTTCCCGGTTTCAGCTCTCCACTTCATCAATATTTCGGGGAAAGGACGGCCCGTCATCTCGCCCTCTTTCGCCTTCTTGCCCAAGCACGAAAGCATCGTCCTCTTGGACTGCTGCAACGGCCTCCTCCTATGCCACCTCCAGGCCCAGGGCGCTGCCCGCTACGTCGTGTGCAACCCCACCACCAAGAAGTGGGCCATGTTGCCAGACTCCGGCCTGGCCGTGGCCGACAAGATGTCTGTTGCGCGGTTGGGTTTTGATCCGGCAGTGTCGTCCCACTTCCATGTGTTCGAGTTCTTGGAAGAAGGCAGTGAGGACATGGTTGTTGCATTGGAGGTGTATTCCTCTGAAACAGGAGGATGGGTTCATAAGCAGATTGGATGGGCTGATGCTATTAGTTTTCTTGATCCAGAGTCCGCGACTGTCTTTCTTAACGGCAGTCTGCATTTTGTCAGCCTTGTGCCTGCTATAGCTGTGGTGGACACAGAGGGGGAAACATGGAGGATCATACCTGTTTGTGATATTGAGGACGACCGTCTACTCCCGGATTTGGGTTTCGTTCAGCAGTCCCAAGGCTGCTTGCACTATGCCAATTTTGAGAGACATGGTGCTAGGTTTCGACTAGTTGTTTATGTTCTTGAGGCCTATGGCAGCCAAGAATGGAAACTGAAACATAGTGCTGAAGCTTCATCGATATTTCAAGGGAGAACAAGTGTTGACCTTATGTGGAGCTTTAAGTGGATGTCAATTCATCCAGAGTGTAACTTGATCTTCTTCATTGCAGGGTGGGATAACACATTGATGTCCTATGATATGGACCGTCAGCAAGTCCATGTGATCCGCATTCTTGGACATGACGTTGAGTCCCAGTATCTGCCCTATATCCCATTGTACTCAGAGCTACCGGAACTGCACATCTGA